Genomic window (Alnus glutinosa chromosome 9, dhAlnGlut1.1, whole genome shotgun sequence):
GTTGGATCCTAATGACAGTGGAATTTATGTTTTGCTTGCTAATATGTATGGAGAAGCAAATATGTGGGAGGAGGCTAGGAATGTGAGGAAGATGATGATGGAGAGAGGAGTAGAGAAGACTCCAGGTTGTAGCTCAATTGAGGTGAATGGCATTGTTAATGAATTTATTGTTCGGGACAATTCGCACCCTGAATGTAGACAAATTTATGAATGTTTAGTTCAGTTAACACGACAATCTGAGCTTGTCGGATGTATATATGCATGAGCAGGTCAGTTCTTTTGAATCTAAAACACAAATTATTTCGACAATAGATCTGATGACAGTGATGTGTTAGTATTGACGCTTATTCATGAACCATGTTACAGCTTTCTtctttatgatatatatatatattgtaagtaCTTTATGATATATTAAGTTGTCTGCTGTATGttccttttttctattttttccgTCTGTATATTTTTGTTATCTTGTTGTAACCTGTATGCTGCCTCATatgttgtatattttgttttttggttcaaAATTTACATTTCTGGCCTATAATTTGGTTGCCAATTGGTTGCAATCAATGGCAAATTTTCCACTAGTCTTCATCCTGAGTGGCCTTATTGTTATAGGAACACTGTGAAgctgtttctttgtttcttaACTTGTAAGATTGTACGAGTTTTCCATCATGGGGACTTGGGGagtactcttgttttttttacCCACATATTTCATGTTCTAAGATAAGTACTGTTAATTGGTTCAAGCTATTCTGACTACAACTGTTATAAGTATGATTATTCTTTGACCATAACTTGTTGCATTAGTTGCAGGCACTTCACAATCAAGACACAATGGTTGTTTGACCCTTGCACAGTGTTCAGAAGGTAGCTAGTCAGCTCCATCTCAGTTACATTCTTTTCCCAAGTGTTTAACTCACTGGGGAGGCTTCACAAGGCCTACTTTTTATCAGAGGCCTTCTGCATTTGGAAAGTATTCTGTTGCAAGATTGCAGTTCTTTGTGAACCACGGATGCCAAGCTACCCTTTTTGTTGTTTCAACTAATGTAAGTGTAATTTTCCAAGACTCTTCAGAGAAAGGCTTTGCCAAATTTTGTTCTGACAAAATTGCTGCATCCAAAACAGTTGCTGCTCTGATTTGTTGCTCAAAGCTTGAGAGATGAAACCAGGAAGATTGGCTGACTGGCTTTCTGCCCCACATGGGATGAGATATACGCGAGGATGTTGTTTGTCAATTCCAGCTCAGGTTCACCATATCCTTTAACATTTTAGCTTATTATGTTCCCTCCTTTTCATCCATGTCTGTTGGGCTTACTATTGTCTGGATTCTTTCCCAgttcttgttcattttttgaTGTCAATGATTCATTCTGATCTGAATGTTGCAGGTTAGTATTAAATTGCATATTTATGGAAAAATCAAGCCCAATATTGTATCTCTATGTTGCCATTAGGTGGATTGGCTTTCTTTTCCCTATTTAACTGGCCACCTGGATCTGATTGGCTTGATTTTAGGAAGTAGAAATTGTTGAACCTATCACCTACATGGATAACAATTATAGATGgtagtaaaaacaaaaaagggttgGATTCGTCATATAATAAAGAGGCATCTTTCTGCATAATTGTGCTGTTTGGTAATGTCGATAAACATTTCCTTTCCCAACCGGACAATACCATTAACTTTGTCTCTCAAAAGTTCCTGCTCATATCCATTTGGAATAATTCctaaagttggaaaaaaaaaatgaaaaatgtaaaaacaaaaaagaaagaggaagtaaataaagaaataagggACAGTTATATAGTAAACCCTAGAGGGCAtccttaattttaaatttaatcctaaagttttaatttaattaatatagttTCAAAATTTTACAATCTAAACTCTTTGTAAAGTGAATTATAAGTGGTGTTTGACACCTAGAGATTGCAAACTGGCTCGCACAAGCATAAAGAAGTTAAAAAACCCTAGTAAGATAACTGCAATATGACTTTGTAACTTCATAGTATGTGATTATAATTTTGCTGAGCTTTATACTTTGTTATCtaagagctttatgctcgtgatctttgatcaatgaaatactcaaatctttcgttcaaaaataaaataaaataagcgcAATATGATGAAATGCAATTATGCGATAAATAGtgatataattaaaattttagaatttaatttaaattaatatcaCATTTAAGGTTATTATCTAACTATTCCAATAAAATATGATGGCATTGGCTAAAGGGCAGAGTTGTTAAATTACgatttatcttaaaagcttaagctgttaggaaatagtaaatttaatcatttaattaagagaaatgctagatatAATAATTCTATTCAACAAGGTTGACAACTTGACATGACACTCCCAACTAGCCTTTGAATTAATCCTTGATAAATGCTTAAAAAGATAATGCTTAATTTGGAGTGCCACGTTAACATTGTTGGACAATTGTAAGACAAAAAGAACTCAAACTTCCAATCAATAAGAGATACTCAACgcctaaaatatttaattaaaatgacttGCATttctaaaaacttaaaacttaaatttaataatttaatgggaaaattatagtttagcccTCAAAATTGCCAGCCATTATTTTGCAAGTAGTCTCACGAACTACCAACGCTTGGACTCTGGCCCCCCCCAAACTACAAAAACGTTTCAAAAAGgtcaattttgttgaaatatgcctataatacccctgccatgtgtcatttttcaataataaaaaaaatctaagttttttttttttttttttaattttttctttttcttttttttttttttgaaaaaaaaaatttagtttatttaagtttttaactttttttttttaattaaaaaaagacacGTGACAGGAGTATTACAGGCATATTTCgataaaatatgcattttttaaatgttttagtagtttgggggctaGAATCAAAGCGTTGATAGTTCGTGGGATTAATTGCAAAACAGCTGGCAATATTAAggactaaattgtaattttctctaatttaattaatattgtaacaTTAATTAACCTATTCAGCCTAACTTAGGGTTGGAATTTAAGAGCCTAAAAACTTTGTGAACCTAGTGAGACATGCGCAGACAAAAGGAATGGGAGAGAGAATATAATGAGCCGTCCATCCCTTCCCTTGCACGCCAGGTTTTGTTCCATTCTCTGATCATCCAATCCACTCATTCATGTCTCCCCCACATGCCAGACAGACAGCTTTTGCCATTCTTGCTTAATTAGTGCTGTGACACCATGGCAGACCCAAAACATCAGTCATCTAGGAAAGGTGATTGGGGAGCATTTTTTTTAGGTCAATTTCCAATCATGTTGCCCCCAGTTTCGCAACATTTTTTCACGGgtgaaataggtttttcttcACCCACGGTTGCTTTACTTGCTTAACCTTCACCAATCATTGTTTTGCCCATCTTCCTTTATCGTCTCTCTCTAATGGGAAAGAGAGGTGAACTTTATACCCACCATTATTAGAGTTTTAAAGACGGACGGATCGACCGACCGGAATCTCCTacaattgtttattttaattgtagagcaattgaaacaagtaatcaAAAGAAGCTCTTGATGAGACTCGTGTATCTGTGCCCGTCTGAGCACCTATTTGAACATCTAAACCCTATCGAAACATGAATTATAGTCGATCCCGATTGTTTAAAAACCACGTTATATACATTTGATCATTGTTGCGTGCTGTCCATGTGTATACTCACTCTTGCATGATCATAAAAGTATGTGcacaattttgtcaaacaaaaagaaaagcattaTTGTGGgttgagagagaaaagaagaaagtgaaagtcaaaaaatAATGATGAAAAATCTCATGCAAATTAATGGAAAAACAGGAATAAAGATTAGCCTGATAATTAAGTTTGagaggaaaaatattttaaaatttgtttttaaccACTTTTGCTATTTCTTCCTCTGCTAATAATGCAAgtaaaagataataaataaataaataaataaataaaaaagatgaaaaaagcTACTTGTACTCAATTTGCTGCAATTGCCCGTCTTTTGCTTTTTGGAATTATTTGATTATGAACCTTAATCCACAAGTAAGAATTCTCAAGCAACCTTTTCATCACACATGAGAATTCTTTTGCCACCACGTAACAAAGAAGGCCTTTGAAGAAATTCCAAAACGCCGTTTTCGATTCTCTCCATATATGCCATGATTGTGTAGAGGAGATTCTAACGTCCAAAGTAACATGTGATGTGTAAAATTATACCCtttactctttctttctctaaGCAATATAAGGggattaaaaaatagaaaagcaaaTACATAAAGGGAGGGAGGGTAGGGCAACAAGAAATGGACAGTAAAAAACTACGGCTTTTGAAACTGCGGTAGAATAGAACTGATAATAACTTAATTGAAGTTGCCAGAGAAAAATGTCACTGCAATGTCCGGTAAGCATGGTATCatttaggggtgggcaaattatccaaCTACCGTTTACCAACCGCTTACTGAACCAAACCGAACCACCATTGACCGCCTATCGACTAATTTCGGTTTGGTAGTAagtataaaattttactttgaaaGTCGGTTCGGTAACCGAACCAAACCAAATCACCTTTTAACTGACTTATCGAATCGAACTGTTttttaaccgaaccgacataaaacgaacCGACGTTGTTTTAGTAAAGAACGAAACAtttgatagaattttttttttttaaaaaataaaacgatgttgtttcattacccatgttaattaaccgaatgttaaccgatttaaccagCCACTtattaaccgacttaactgaAATAATACGCTGATTGCATTCCAACAAAGTCGGTTAATCGACTGAATTAACCGTCTACCGAACCGATACCCACTCCTATCATTGGCTGTTGGATGCCCTTCCCTCATTCTTTCGTTCTATTCAACTTGTTTTTGGGGGATAGCATTGTGTATTGGATGCCCTACCTAGATGACATTAGACGTATGTTGGCGCCCACATGATTGTTGAGCAGCGATAAAAACACCCAGCTATGCAAAAGTGGGGAAAAGAGTGTTTCTTTAATAAGAAGTGTGTGCTTTGTAGTTTTAATTCCCAACGAAAGCCCCCAACCAACACCAACTTCCATTTTCAGAGGAAGTCAGATGGTTTTGGTGATCCTTCTTCAACCATCCTCATCACCCATTTCGAAAAGACAAGCCAACCACCAACTGCAACCCCATCCACAGCCCTAGGATTCGGTTGCGCAAGTTGACTCTCACATGCATGCCCACGCTTAATTATTTGATTCATAATGCTTTCCtaactttaataattttgatgaGAAATGAGCTCAATTTGAGAGTGTAATCAATCAAAACCCATTGTAATTAGTGATGTAGTGTCGCCCGAGCCGCCCGGTCGACTCTCGACAGactatataccatatttttatttcacaattatcaCGTGACAATTTTAACTGATTGTTAGATTTCTTGTCAGTATTATTGAACAACaatgtaatttttaacattactcatatgAAAGAATCGGGTACAAACAACATTGCTCATAAGGTTGGCGTGAATGCAACAAACTATAACTACTGTTGAACTGCATGTGAACCATCATGATTCATTATTCATTGGTGGGTGAGGTAGCTAACATGCCCACACACACTCACAAGTACTAAATCcaaaccaaaattaattaacaaaaaaaaaaaaaaaaaaaaaaaaagaagcaaaaagattaaaaaggtAGAGGTGCAATTATTGCAATCACGCAGCGCGTGACACCGGATCACttctcccccccccctccccaccCGTAACGGAGTTGGCTTCGCGTGTCCATGAAATAACCACCGCATAAAAGCCTCGGATTGAAACAGAATCTGTGGAAAACCAAAGTGAAGAACTGGATATTATTTACGAAGCTGCCATTTCGTTCCCAATTCCTCGTGcgctttttctctctctctctctctctcgcacacACATCCGCAGAGTAGCAGAAGAAGCTCATATCAGAATCAGAAGAAAAGCGATCAATGTCGGTTCTTTAATCCCTCTACAGAATccaccttttctttcttcttatttttctttacgagctttttttattttatttttattttttttaaattatagatTTATATATAGTTTGTGATGGATTGATTCCATTGGCGTGCTTTCTCTCACGTTCCCGAAAATTCGGGGACCGAAATCCtgggaaaaagaaaggaaattaagaaaaaacgTGAATTTTCTTGGTGTGGAGTGAGCTGTTGGAGATCGGTAACATGTAATGAGGTACTTTTTTGGTGGTTTTCTTATGTTCTGCTTGGTTGCTGAGAAGATGGGGGGCGAGGAGAGGAAATGAAATGGAAATTTGGTTTTCGTGGGAGGAGTTTAGGTCGTGTAAGCAGGAATTGCTTGGTATCAGGCTCGGATGGAAGCGCATTTTACGCTTTCTTGGATCATTAATGATAGGGAAATATTAAAtcgtattattattattttttccttttgcttcATTTTCTGACCAGCCAAACCGAGCACGTGATTTACGTTTAGTGATTGCGGGAAATTCAGGataatttttttgcaaattggCGAAAAATATTACGACCTTGGTGTTTTACgcatttgcattttttttcttttataatgttttcaataattttctcCTCCACTTTGTTCTGGTTGTTTTGATGGAAAATTGTTTATATGGATAGTTTATTAGAAGATAAAATTTTTATGGAACTATTTACCATTGACAAGTTATATGGTTGCAGAACTGTATgattggaataaaaaataaaaaaattgagccTTTGGATAGTTTTGGAAACATAACTTATTGTCTAATTTTGCTTGAACGGTTGCATTAATCGTAGAAACCgttgtttatttattcatttatctaTTTTTGCTTACATTTAGCTTTTACACCTAAAAAGCGTTTGAATTTACTTTTGGGAAattctgtttgttttttctgCAGTTGTAGGAATCATTGTAAGACCAAGAACTAATCGGCTTTTGTTGGCCGCTTGATTTTTCCGTTGAATGAATCTGCAAGCGAGAATTTTGAAGGAAGCTCAGGTTTGCATCTActcatttgttttctttgtatGCTTTGGTGCATTTGAAAATTAAGTATTCATTTTGTTATTCCGTGTTTGTTGTGCCACAGATTTCTTGCGTGAGAGTTTAGTGGTTCAAAATGAGTTGGAATCCACATATGGGAGCTCATTATGTGAACACCAGCTATCCTTATAGTACAGCTGGAAGCTTTATGGAGTACTTTGAAGGTCTTACGTATGAACATGTGAATTTCATTTTTTCCGGTGCTTCACATGGTCAGGTACTTTATGTTTGATGtcataaattttgaaatataGGGAAATTATATTATGGTTTTTCTGTATGCTTTCAGCAACAATTTGCTCAAAAGATTCGTAATTGTTCTCTTAATTGATAGAGATTGTTCCCTTGTTACAATACTCCGTTTCCTAGATGTGGATTGTGGGGAAGCAGTACTTTGATTATATGGATCTTAGAATTTCTCATAtgtaattcatccaaaaaaaaaaaaaaaaaactgaaaagaatttatcataaattctgATTTATACTTGATTTGTACTTTAAATTTGTCTACTACCAATACTTTGTAAGTTTGAACTTTTAAGTGTTTGGTTACATAATGTCGATCCCTGTTTAAaattaattggttttttatcactgcaaaaattatattaatatttcatGTAAGAATAAGATTTCCTTCCTATATGTGCAGGAAAGTGTGTACCCACCCATGAATACAAATTTGTACAAGTTTGGCTTTTCTGAACCTGAGAGCACTACGTATTACGATCATAGTCATGCTTATGTGGTGAATGACCATGAACCAAGAATTGATGAATATAGAAGGCCATTTGAGAACTCTTCAACGATGATTAATGAACAGACTGCTGCAATACATACAGAATGGGACGGAAATGCAAGCACTACTACACATGACAACCATATAGAATGTAAGTTCTAAATCCATTGGAACATGGAAGATATTGATTAGGTGTGTTAATCATTGTAAAGTTTGTTGTTCTTAATATTGCAGTTAAGAGGATTTTTCATTACATGATTTCATGTATGTTTGTCAAATTTATACATGTAGTATTTTGTTAATCTCTTTTTTAAACTGTTTTAGAGCCAACTGTTGGCAATGTTTGCCAAATTCATGCAGGTAGGCTTTGGCAATCTCTTTTTCCCTGTTTGGGGCTAACTATTTGCTATAGTGGTCCCTAATGTAGACATTGATTTGTAAAGCTTGTAGTATCATGTACTTTTGCAATCAACTGGTATGCATATTATGTTGACTGAAATATGTAGAACATGGACATTATGAGTTGACGTTTGTAACTTTGCCAAGTTGTCACAGCACCATATAGTAGTTGGTTTTTTTAGTACAACTGTCAAGGATACTGGATGCATTAGACTTTGGAGGAGCAATTGTAGCTTACCAGCTTTTTTCTAACTTGAGTTGATGAATCAATGGTATGTTACAAGTGGTTTTCTTGGTTCTGCAAGTGATCTTAGAAACCTATTAATTTGACTGATTAATCTAGAGACTAATCAACAGAGGACCATCCTccaatatctttttctttcttaccCAAGCAACATAGGAGGGAGCCTTCTTAACCAAAGAACAGAATACTCGGCTGAGAAAACAAGCTCGTCAAACTTCTTGTTCAAGAGGGCAATTTATGAGCTGGTGCTTTGTTTAGgttgaaattcttttttttttttttgataagtaaaagcaGTGATAAGAAAAAACTCAAGCAATTGTTTAGGTTGAAATTCTAAGAGCGATACTGCATATACTTTAGCGATATTATCCAATGTATTATTCTTGTGCACTCATTATTATCATTATGAATGGTTTAAACCTTCTACTATTTCATGGAATCACCTGATTTGAACTGTCACCTCGATATGCAATGCcattaatcattattttctccACTCTATTCTCACTTAAAGTAACCGTGTGCTGGGAACTTAGAAGCCAAGAGTTTAGCATGCCAAGTTAGCAAGCATTTGTAAATCATGtgtacaaattaaaaatttaacccCTGTTACCCCACAGATGTAAGATATTGACTACATATGATGGTTGTACCATAGAATTTTCCATTACTTGATGTTTGTGATTAGTTGGGCATAAAGGGATTCGTGGCTGCTTAGAAGTTGTCATCAGCCTTTCTTCCCTCCCTCTGATTTTTTCCCTATTCCTATAATATTGATTGGAATCTAAACAACTTATCCCTTAATTTAAGTAACTTCCTTTATTTTTCAGGCCCACGGAGACATCAAAATTCTAATGATTATCAGGTATGTAGCTTTTATAAGTTTAGAGTGCAAAACAAAATGTACCTAAGTGCTGTAAACATATGAATAGCCTCTCATGTGTTGCTTCAAGTCTTTCTCTAACACGCACAAAATGCAGGGGTGGGGGGGAGGGTGGTCAACTCTCTCTAACACATGCATACTTCGcgtaaacacacacacacacacacacacacacacacagagccCTTCCAGGCTCCCACTAATCAATTTCCTTGCTAAAATGTGTTTGTCATAGCTGTTGGGCCCTGAATTTTCTTTCCAGATCATTGCTGCATGAATGAACTTATTTCTAACATGGATGTCTGTTTCACTTGAGAAACTCAATGATAGTTTAACACATTGATTAACTGAAACAACTTCTCCTTGAAATGTGCAGGTCATTTGGCAAGACAACATTGATCCTGATAACATGACCTATGAGGTTAGAACATAAAATGTTGCACATTTTCTCTTAGCATTGCTGCATATCTTGATGTGCCGAGTATGCacttcaatttatatttttgagtaTGTCTATAAATTTTGGTTCTAAGTTTAATGTAAAATAGCAGAAAGAGATTAAGTAGCTTCTACTTTTTTGTTCAAGTGGTTTGGGTAGTTTTAAGAAGCTTGCAATTggaaattaatattttcaaaGCTTCTAGATTCGAAAAAACTGTGGCAAGTCTGGCATTTATGAGAATTTTAATGTGAAATTTCAAGCACGTCATactataataataatgatgTTTCATGTATGATTGAAATGCGAGAGAGGTAAAAGCTCCTAGTATAAAATACTTTTGTAAGAGGCAGTCTTGAGTGGATCATGTCACAACTTGATGTGATTCCcaaattttcaacttttctaCCTATAGAACTAGCATGAATCTTACATTGTGAATAGCCAAAGAACTTTTAGTGGCTGTACTAATAGGTTGATTAAACTATGTAGGCCATTGGGGCTATAATGTCAGCTTGGCTAGGTGTAGTATATTGGTCTATATGATGTCTCTAACATCTGATTGCACTGCTGAGTTGGAATCAGAGTAATCAGCACTGGAAATGGCAGACATTAACAAAGAAACATGTATTATAAATCTAAGAGATTTGTGTAGCATACTGTAAACCACATTAAACAACTCTGTAGACAGTTAAGGTGTTTTACTATTATTAAATAACCggttattccaaaagcttaagctgataagaaatgatgaatttaattatttaattaatattttacacTCATTCTCGCGTGTGGGTTCAAACTGTTCCTTAACAAGTGAGGCTTAACACAtggaatatttaaatgaaatggaggGTAAACTGTAGAGTTAGGTTCAAATTCTAGACCTTTAtgttgatatcatgttaaatcatcagttgtcccaaaagtttaagctaataagaaatgatgaatttaattatttaattagtattctaacaaatgtaaatgagggtttctttttttttttttttttttttttttttttttaatttttttaatttttttttatatgacagTTTATGGAACATACTTGatcaaattttataaatgttttaaCCTTTGTCAAGTCTCAAAACTACATTGAAATTTAAAACCTCAAGTCTTTTAGTGTCTTCTGGAAAGATTAAGTTAATGTTCTTGAAGGATGCTTTATAATTGGATGAAAGCTATAGGCAGCTTCCATGGTGGTTTTTATTGCCCTTTTGAGCTTTAGATTGTAATTTTCTGGAGGTTACAATGAACACCTACTTTGTACCTTTTATACTGTTccttataataaaatttgattactTATGGACCCAAAAAAAGTGGTTTCTGGTGCTCCAGATTAGCTTCATAGTGTTAGCATAACTTGTGTGCCAAACCATTCAGTTCTTTAAAGCAATCATGTAGAACACCTAAATACTCATTTTGCATATCTCGATTATAGTTTAATCTGATGGCCATAGTAGAATTCTTGGCCGCTATAGTTGTTTCCTTTCCTGCTTTCCCAAATTATTCTAAAGCATTTCAGTTGAAGTGCTGTATTAGTTGTTTCAAAGCCAATCCAAATCGCTCATTGCTTGCGTTAAACC
Coding sequences:
- the LOC133877056 gene encoding E3 ubiquitin-protein ligase BIG BROTHER-like — its product is MSWNPHMGAHYVNTSYPYSTAGSFMEYFEGLTYEHVNFIFSGASHGQESVYPPMNTNLYKFGFSEPESTTYYDHSHAYVVNDHEPRIDEYRRPFENSSTMINEQTAAIHTEWDGNASTTTHDNHIECPRRHQNSNDYQVIWQDNIDPDNMTYEELLELGEAVGTQSRGLSQDLISLLPTSKYKCGFFSRRKSRDERCVICQMEYKRGDRRITLPCKHVYHASCGTRWLSINKACPICYTEVFADALKTKE